Proteins found in one Pyrus communis chromosome 15, drPyrComm1.1, whole genome shotgun sequence genomic segment:
- the LOC137717284 gene encoding DNA-directed RNA polymerases IV and V subunit 2-like encodes MGASSDAKGDIGMSSKGESFTNGVDMDIDDSDYDDEYDYSTSLQDLGEGFLKNFCKEAATSFFNEYGLISHQINSYNDFIQNGIQRVFSSFGEIIVEPGYDPSKKGDNEWRYALVKFGKVTLGRPSFWGGSDNDKEYNMLPRHARLQNMTYCAKMKVNITVEVYNQRLVSSDKFKTGKERFLDKEILSTDTRDITVGSVPVMVKSDLCWMRDVEKGDCDFDHGGYFIIKGAEKTFIAQEQSCLKKLLITNNQGLTVAYRSEVKRHRLIIRLVGISKLENIEGVEKVLTVYFMSTEIPVWVWFFALGVSSDKEVIDLIDYGSEDASILNILFASIRDADKATEKVDGGFRRGKNALKYVDDVIKKTAFPPGESMEECISLYLFPNLRGLKQKARFLGYMVKSLLQASAGRRKCDNRDDFRNKRLDLAGELLERELKAHIGHARRRMAKALQRDLYGDRVVRPIEHYLDASIVTNGISRAFSTGAWCHPFKKMERMSGVVATVGRANPLQTMIDMRKTRQQVQYTGKVGDARYPHPSHWGKVCFLSTPDGENCGLVKNLATTTIVSTNILESLLPELSLCGMEKLVDDTSTSLQGKFKVFLNGDWVGVCEDSLSFVSELRRMRRRKKLPPQVEIKRDEKQGEVRVYSDAGRILRPLLVVENLNKIKALKGEKHPFKYFLNKGIIELIGAEEEEDCSTAWGIKYLFMEEKGKSAVKYTHCELDMSFLLGLSCSIIPFANHDHARRVLYQAQKHSSQAIGFSTTNPNLRVDTLSHQLHYPQRSLFQTMTSDCLGKPGHQLGKNRVLPKPELYNGQNAIVAVNVHLGFNQEDSIVMNRASLERGMFRSEHIRSYKAEVDNKHSLEKRRKPDDCVNFGKMQSKFGRVDNLDEDGFPYVGANLQSGDIIIGRCSESGADHSIKLKHTERGMVQKVVLSSNDDGKNFAVVSMRQVRSPCLGDKFSSMHGQKGVLGFLESQENFPFTVQGIVPDIVINPHAFPSRQTPGQLLEAALGKGIASGGSKKYATPFSTLSVDDIAEQLHRAGFSRCGKERVYNGGTGKMARSLIFMGPTFYQRLIHMSEDKVKFRNTGPVHPLTRQPVADRKRFGGIKFGEMERDCLIAHGASANLHERLFTLSDSSQVYICQKCEHVANVIQRSVEGGRKIRGPYCRNCNSADDLVKANVPYGAKLLCQELFSMGISLKFETRFS; translated from the exons ATGGGGGCGTCATCGGATGCCAAGGGAGATATTGGTATGAGCAGCAAGGGAGAAAGTTTTACAAATGGTGTTGACATGGACATTGACGATAGTGATTATGATGATGAGTATGATTACTCGACTAGCCTGCAAGATCTTGGGGAAGGATTTCTGAAGAATTTCTGTAAGGAGGCGGCAACATCATTCTTCAACGAGTATGGCCTCATTAGTCATCAAATCAACTCATATAATGACTTCATACAAAATGGCATACAAAGAGTCTTCAGTTCTTTTGGCGAGATTATAGTGGAGCCTGGCTATGACCCGTCAAAGAAGGGAGACAATGAATGGCGCTATGCTTTAGTGAAGTTTGGGAAGGTTACTCTTGGTAGGCCAAGTTTTTGGGGTGGTTCTGACAATGATAAGGAGTATAATATGTTGCCTAGGCATGCCCGACTTCAGAACATGACATACTGCGCTAAGATGAAAGTGAATATCACTGTCGAG GTATATAATCAACGACTTGTCAGCAGTGATAAGTTTAAGACTGGAAAAGAACGGTTCCTTGACAAGGAAATTTTAAGTACAGATACCAGAGACATTACGGTTGGTAGTGTCCCTGTGATGGTGAAGTCTGACTTATGCTGGATGAGGGACGTTGAGAAAGGTGACTGTGATTTTGACCATGGAGGCTATTTTATTATCAAGGGTGCAGAGAAG ACATTTATTGCACAAGAACAGAGCTGTCTGAAGAAACTTCTCATTACAAATAATCAGGGTCTGACAGTAGCATATAGGTCAGAGGTGAAGAGGCATAGGTTAATAATTAGACTAGTCGGGATTTCTAAACTTGAAAACATTGAAGGAGTAGAGAAAGTCCTTACCGTTTACTTCATGTCGACAGAAATCCCTGTGTGGGTATGGTTTTTTGCCCTAGGTGTTTCATCGGATAAAGAAGTTATTGATCTGATTGATTATGGCAGTGAAGATGCCAGCATTTTGAACATACTTTTTGCCTCAATTCGCGATGCCGATAAAGCTACTGAAAAAGTGGATGGAGGCTTCCGTAGGGGGAAGAATGCCCTCAAATATGTGGATGATGTGATAAAGAAAACTGCGTTTCCACCCGGGGAAAGCATGGAAGAGTGCATCAGCTTGTATCTTTTCCCCAATCTCagaggtctaaagcaaaaggcTCGCTTTCTTGGGTATATGGTGAAGTCCCTGTTACAAGCCTCTGCTGGTCGCAGGAAATGTGACAATAGGGATGACTTTAGGAACAAGAGGTTGGACTTGGCGGGTGAGCTTCTCGAACGAGAGCTAAAGGCGCATATTGGACATGCAAGGCGGCGCATGGCAAAGGCCTTGCAGAGAGACCTTTATGGTGATCGGGTTGTGCGGCCAATTGAGCACTACCTAGATGCCTCCATAGTTACTAATGGCATTTCAAGAGCATTCTCAACTGGAGCATGGTGTCATCCCTTCAAGAAAATGGAGAGGATGTCTGGTGTAGTGGCAACAGTTGGGAGAGCAAATCCGCTGCAGACAATGATTGATATGCGGAAGACAAGGCAGCAGGTTCAATATACAGGGAAGGTTGGAGATGCCAGATACCC GCATCCTTCCCACTGGGGTAAAGTATGTTTTCTCTCAACTCCGGATGGTGAGAATTGTGGGCTTGTAAAAAATTTGGCTACCACCACAATAGTAAGTACAAATATATTGGAGTCTCTACTACCGGAATTGTCTCtctgtggaatggaaaaattgGTGGATGATACTTCTACCTCACTGCAAGGGAAGTTCAAAGTTTTTCTGAATGGGGATTGGGTTGGAGTTTGTGAAGATTCCCTCTCATTTGTCTCGGAACTCAGGAGGATGCGACGTAGGAAAAAGTTGCCACCTCAG GTGGAAATCAAAAGAGATGAAAAGCAAGGAGAAGTACGAGTATATTCTGATGCTGGAAGGATCCTACGCCCTCTCTTGGTGGTTGAGAATTTGAACAAGATAAAAGCATTGAAAGGGGAAAAGCATCCGTTCAAGTATTTCCTTAACAAAGGAATAATCGAGCTTATTGGAgctgaagaagaggaagactgTAGTACTGCATGGGGCATTAAATATCTGTTCATGGAAGAAAAGGGAAAATCTGCTGTAAAGTACACACATTGTGAGCTGGACATGTCATTCCTGTTGGGTTTAAGCTGTAGCATTATCCCATTTGCGAATCATGACCATGCAAGGAGGGTCCTCTACCAGGCTCAGAAGCACTCGTCGCAGGCTATTGGGTTTTCTACCACAAATCCTAACCTTCGAGTGGATACACTGTCTCACCAACTGCACTACCCCCAGAGGTCACTTTTTCAGACAATGACGTCTGACTGCCTTGGCAAGCCAGGACACCAACTGGGTAAAAACAGAGTTTTGCCGAAGCCCGAATTGTACAATGGTCAGAACGCGATTGTGGCAGTCAATGTTCACTTGGGGTTCAACCAAGAAGATAGCATAGTAATGAATCGGGCATCACTGGAACGTGGTATGTTCCGATCTGAGCATATCAGAAGTTACAAGGCTGAGGTTGACAACAAGCACTCCCTGGAGAAAAGGCGGAAGCCTGATGATTGTGTCAATTTTGGCAAGATGCAGAGCAAGTTTGGTCGGGTTGACAATCTCGATGAAGATGGCTTTCCCTACGTTGGTGCAAACTTGCAGAGTGGCGATATCATCATTGGGAGGTGCAGTGAGTCAGGAGCTGATCATAGCATCAAACTGAAGCACACCGAAAGGGGAATGGTTCAGAAGGTTGTGCTTTCTTCTAATGATGATGGAAAGAACTTTGCCGTTGTTTCTATGAGACAG GTTCGCTCACCGTGTCTTGGAGACAAGTTCTCCAGCATGCATGGGCAAAAGGGTGTTCTAGGTTTTCTGGAGTCTCAAGAGAACTTCCCTTTCACAGTACAGGGGATAGTTCCAGATATTGTGATAAATCCCCATGCATTTCCGTCAAGACAAACTCCTGGTCAACTCTTAGAAGCTGCTTTAGGGAAGGGAATCGCCTCTGGTGGTTCAAAGAAATATGCCACCCCGTTCTCTACTCTCTCTGTCGATGACATCGCAGAACAACTGCATAG GGCTGGATTTTCAAGATGCGGAAAAGAGAGAGTATACAATGGTGGAACCGGTAAAATGGCTCGTTCCCTCATATTCATGGGCCCAACCTTTTACCAGCGCCTGATTCACATGTCTGAAGACAAAGTAAAGTTCAGGAACACTGGGCCAGTCCACCCTCTCACCCGTCAACCAGTGGCAGATCGGAAGCGATTTGGAGGGATCAAGTTTGGAGAAATGGAACGTGACTGCCTAATAGCCCATGGAGCTTCAGCAAACTTGCATGAGCGCCTTTTCACTCTCAGCGACTCCTCCCAGGTGTATATCTGTCAGAAATGCGAACATGTAGCTAATGTGATCCAACGATCAGTTGAAGGAGGACGCAAGATCAGGGGTCCCTACTGCCGGAATTGCAATTCTGCAGATGATCTTGTCAAGGCAAACGTCCCGTACGGAGCGAAGTTACTGTGCCAGGAGCTGTTCAGCATGGGCATCAGTTTGAAGTTCGAGACTCGGTTCTCTTAG
- the LOC137718533 gene encoding chorismate mutase 2-like, whose product MAAEANSRSDTLTLEKVREALIKQEDTIIYRLIQRANFPLNSPAYDEKAFPSFSGSLLQFVVKETEALQSKVSMYENPEELPFLPESLPPSLLPPPENPPVLHPAAASININGKIWDFYFDELLPLFAAPGDDGSYASTASNDLDCLQAISRRIHYGYYVAEVKFKDSPQDYEPAIRAQDREGLMKLLTFVDVEEKVKKRVEKKAMVFGQEVSLMDNANTRTDQRNVSEPYKVDPLIVSRLYGEWIMPLTKLVQVEYLLRRLD is encoded by the exons ATGGCAGCGGAAGCGAACTCCAGGAGCGATACTTTGACGCttgagaaagtgagagaggCGTTGATTAAACAAGAAGACACCATAATTTACCGGCTGATTCAGAGAGCAAACTTCCCTTTGAATTCTCCGGCGTACGACGAGAAAGCGTTCCCATCGTTTTCTGGTTCTCTGCTTCAGTTCGTTGTTAAGGAAACAGAAGCCCTCCAATCCAAG GTTAGTATGTATGAAAATCCCGAAGAACTTCCGTTTTTGCCGGAAAGTTTACCGCCTTCATTGCTGCCGCCACCGGAAAATCCACCG GTATTGCATCCTGCTGCAGCTTCGATCAACATAAACGGAAAGATATGGGATTTCTATTTCGACGAATTGCTTCCTCTGTTTGCAGCCCCCGGTGACGATGGAAGCTATGCGTCAACTGCTTCTAATGATCTTGATTGCTTGCAG GCTATCTCTAGACGAATTCATTACGGATACTATGTTGCCGAGGTTAAGTTTAAAGATTCCCCTCAAGACTATGAGCCTGCGATTCGCGCTCAG GATAGGGAGGGTCTGATGAAATTGTTGACTTTTGTGGACGTGGAAGAGAAGGTGAAGAAACGAGTTGAGAAGAAGGCAATGGTGTTTGGGCAAGAAGTAAGCCTGATGGACAATGCCAACACTAGAACTGACCAACGCAATGTAAGTGAACCATACAAGGTTGATCCGTTGATAGTTTCTCGCCTCTACGGAGAATGGATAATGCCGCTCACGAAGCTTGTTCAGGTTGAGTACCTCCTTCGCCGGCTTGACTAG
- the LOC137718219 gene encoding protein POLAR-like 1 codes for MRKKKKDDHDPFFKTLNILCPFRYSKTRHIRIADILVDEELGSETGGYDCAGDFNMDRHPQRLPEDDGFTALQCSSPLYIISRWLSTLKRGKRRRCGVVWSQKRPKEVAKTERETGDDESTHVTGSTNGLNGGGGETESRQIVKDTSSFNLGVACGLVYLIVTGKNELAKTAELRAEMEQLLQNAKEEKQSKNSRFGSRAVESNEMNFASSTTDLQQASSSSSGSRFSLQSGLVREVCSEFVRNGRGEGERDECVEGMDQLEAELEAELERLQLHLELDSENHSSNSNYTQQQRLNAVHDTAHGTGDDISDFGEEIEAHGAEPADYNEIPCDYGVPALELERRLHELLEARQEERIKELEVALEYTKRKLHEKEMEASWWRQNASAALTSYHHQDPSSSGASQHSSESTFHLFRNSKDTEGISSKG; via the exons atgaggaagaagaagaaggacgATCACGATCCCTTCTTTAAAACCCTAAACATTCTCTGCCCTTTCCGTTACTCCAAGACCCGCCACATCCGCATCGCGGACATACTCGTTGATGAAGAATTGGGATCCGAAACCGGCGGCTACGATTGCGCCGGAGACTTCAATATGGATAGACACCCACAACGCCTCCCCGAGGACGACGGATTCACGGCCTTACAGTGCTCGTCCCCGCTTTATATTATTTCCCGATGGTTGTCGACTCTGAAGCGAGGCAAACGGAGGCGATGCGGCGTCGTATGGAGCCAGAAGAGACCGAAAGAGGTCGCGAAGACGGAGAGGGAGACTGGCGACGACGAGTCAACGCACGTCACCGGTTCGACGAATGGATTGAACGGCGGTGGCGGGGAAACAGAATCAA GACAGATTGTGAAGGATACGAGCTCATTCAATTTGGGAGTTGCGTGCGGTTTGGTGTATCTGATCGTCACCGGTAAAAATGAACTTGCAAAGACGGCGGAGTTGCGGGCGGAGATGGAGCAGTTGCTTCAAAATGCAAAAGAGGAAAAGCAGAGCAAGAATTCGCGTTTCGGTTCCAGGGCGGTGGAGTCGAATGAGATGAATTTTGCTTCTTCCACCACCGATCTCCAACAGGCTTCGAGTTCGAGCTCTGGGAGCCGGTTTTCACTTCAATCTGGCCTGGTCCGTGAAGTGTGCTCGGAATTTGTTAGAAATggaagaggagaaggagaaagggaTGAATGCGTGGAGGGAATGGATCAACTCGAGGCGGAGCTTGAAGCGGAGTTGGAACGATTGCAGCTGCATTTGGAATTGGATTCAGAAAATCATTCATCCAATTCTAACTACACGCAGCAACAAAGATTAAAC GCTGTCCACGACACAGCTCATGGAACAGGCGACGATATctcagattttggagaagaaatCGAGGCACATGGAGCAGAACCAGCAGATTATAACGAAATCCCCTGTGACTACGGAGTTCCTGCACTCGAACTGGAGAGAAGGCTGCACGAACTGCTGGAAGCGAGGCAGGAAGAACGGATAAAGGAACTTGAAGTTGCATTGGAGTACACGAAGCGCAAGCTTCATGAGAAGGAAATGGAGGCTTCGTGGTGGAGACAAAACGCATCCGCAGCACTCACATCGTACCACCATCAAGATCCTTCATCGTCGGGTGCTTCCCAGCACAGTTCGGAGAGTACATTTCACTTGTTTAG AAACAGTAAGGATACCGAGGGCATTAGTAGCAAAGGGTGA
- the LOC137717787 gene encoding formin-like protein 18, whose protein sequence is MALFRKFFYRKPPDGLLEISERVYVFDCCFTTDVLGEDEYKVYIGGIAGQLRDQFPDASFMVFNFRDGENQSLLCNILSEYDMTIMDYPRHYEGCALLTMEAIHHFLRSSESWLSLGQHNVLLMHCERGGWLVLAFMLAALLIYRKQYTEEHKTLDMIYKQAPRELLQLMSPLNPMPSQLRYLQYITRRNVGSEWPPLDRALTLDCIIIRFIPNMDGEGGCRPIFRIYGQDPFMAADRTPKVLFSTPKRSKLVRHYKQADCELVKIDIHCHIQGDVVLECISLDGDLEREEMMFRIMFNTAFIRSNILMLNREDIDILWNVKDQFPKNFRAEVLFSEMDAASSLISIDLPGMEEKDGLPVEAFAKVQEIFSNVDWLDPKADVTHVLQKIASSGVLHKLDSASLHNVETGSLLLDSTPEKLKSEVKSSENDINSPTFMAQGKHDSASGYTTETGSFSLESIPEKLRSEVKSIENDVRSLTSVAQGKHDGASAHTMETGNLLLESLPGKVKSEPKATENVIKSEVNSAATDIKSTASMAQGRHDSASAHATETANLLVESLPECRKTEPRASENSIKSPPYMALGKLSITNIQPSLDSGLIRKKIEPQDLQAALLHPTHSKIISQRARQGSLSAPVSFCNSLQGSPVPISRYQSAPSALGITALLQDHATYNREDQIRQPETVSPPSHATSAPDLTLRSLPKSVQPGKLSFPAPPPSSLQFSGLATVEKVSVATPPSPLPLELLQQTSNSPESLLNEHTKTTLQGKGQLASVPLPPPPPPPPRSQSVTSSSSDSKGSVSIPPPPAPPHFSGASPSSPVKNSISAPPPPPPPPSFSGSSPSLSGKNLISSPPPPTLPSSLDESPSSSLKNSSSAPLAPPPPSSFLGTSSSVKKSVSPPTPPPPPPSFQGMSSSVKSSVSTPPPPPPPPFSGRPPSSTVNRPSTEAPPPPPLPGSASSAVTSGPTPPPPPPLRSGPASTSTVTPSAPPPPPPPALAPKESLSQNAVPVPPVPPPPHSNGVSKSSGSPTSNSRDSNGNIPSIPGPPSGVPFSLKGRGLTRPSSRNQPQPKKANLKPYHWLKLTRAMHGSLWAEAQKADEATKPPEFDMKELESLFSAAAPNSENGNAGGKSGGRAKGPKSEKVQLIELRRAYNCEIMLTKVKIPLPDLMSSVLALDDSALDIDQVENLIKFCPTKEEMELLKGYNGDKENLGKCEQFFLELMKVPRVEPKLRVFSFKIQFHTQVFDLRRNLNTVNSVADEIRSSEKLKRIMQTILSLGNALNHGTARGSAIGFRLDSLLKLTDTRARNNKMTLMHYLCKVLAEKLPELLDFPKDLVSLEASTKVQLKYLAEEMQAISKGLEKVVQELTASENDGPVSETFCKTLKEFLGHAEAEVRSLASLYSTVGRNADALALYFGEDPARCPFEQVVSTLFNFVKLFVRAHEENCKQLEFEKKKALKEAENEKMKAGNLSKKESELLIQNQYECQH, encoded by the exons ATGGCGTTGTTTAGGAAGTTCTTCTACCGGAAGCCACCGGATGGGCTTTTGGAGATATCTGAGAGGGTTTATG TTTTTGATTGCTGTTTTACCACCGACGTTTTGGGAGAAGATGAATATAAAGTCTACATAGGAGGCATAGCAGGACAACTGCGTGACCAGTTTCCTGATGCGTCATTCATGGTCTTTAACTTTCGAGATGGAGAAAACCAAAGCCTGCTTTGCAACATATTGTCTGAGTATGACATGACGATAATGGACTATCCTCGCCACTACGAAGGTTGCGCACTACTCACAATGGAAGCGATCCACCACTTCCTGAGGTCAAGTGAAAGCTGGCTTTCACTCGGGCAACATAATGTGCTCTTGATGCATTGTGAACGAGGTGGTTGGTTGGTATTGGCATTCATGCTGGCTGCACTCTTGATTTACAGGAAGCAGTACACTGAGGAGCACAAGACTTTGGACATGATTTACAAGCAAGCACCTAGGGAACTTTTGCAGTTAATGTCACCGTTGAATCCCATGCCTTCGCAACTGAGGTATTTGCAGTATATAACAAGAAGAAATGTGGGATCAGAATGGCCTCCACTGGATAGGGCGCTTACGTTGGACTGCATCATCATTAGATTTATTCCTAATATGGATGGAGAGGGAGGTTGCCGTCCAATATTTAGAATATATGGACAGGACCCTTTTATGGCTGCTGATCGAACTCCTAAAGTTTTGTTCTCAACTCCAAAAAGGAGCAAATTAGTACGACATTACAAGCAG GCAGATTGTGAACTAGTTAAAATTGATATACATTGCCATATCCAAGGTGATGTGGTTCTAGAGTGTATTAGTCTGGATGGTGATCTGGAACGCGAAGAGATGATGTTTCGGATCATGTTCAATACGGCCTTTATAAGGTCCAATATTTTGATGCTTAATCGTGAGGACATAGACATCTTATGGAATGTTAAGGATCAATTTCCCAAGAATTTCAGAGCAGAG GTTCTTTTCTCGGAGATGGATGCTGCATCTTCTCTTATATCTATTGATTTGCCTGGTATGGAGGAGAAAGATGGCCTTCCTGTGGAAGCTTTTGCAAAAGTTCAGGAGATTTTTAGCAACGTAGATTGGCTAGATCCAAAGGCAGATGTAACGCATGTGCTCCAGAAGATTGCCTCGTCAGGCGTTCTTCATAAACTGGATAGTGCTTCTTTGCATAATGTAGAAACAGGCAGCTTGTTGCTGGACTCAACTCCTGAAAAACTTAAATCAGAAGTGAAGTCATCAGAAAATGATATCAATAGTCCCACATTCATGGCTCAGGGGAAACATGATAGTGCTTCTGGTTATACTACAGAGACAGGGAGCTTTTCGCTTGAATCAATTCCTGAAAAACTTCGTTCAGAAGTTAAATCAATAGAAAATGATGTCAGGAGTCTCACATCTGTGGCTCAGGGAAAGCATGATGGTGCTTCTGCTCATACCATGGAGACAGGCAACTTATTGTTAGAATCACTTCCTGGAAAAGTTAAATCAGAACCAAAGGCAACAGAAAATGTTATTAAATCAGAAGTGAATTCAGCAGCAACTGATATCAAGAGTACCGCATCTATGGCTCAGGGGAGACATGATAGTGCTTCTGCTCATGCTACAGAGACAGCCAACTTGTTGGTAGAATCACTTCCCGAATGCCGCAAAACAGAACCAAGGGCATCAGAAAATAGTATCAAGAGTCCTCCATACATGGCTCTTGGGAAACTATCTATCACCAACATTCAACCGTCTCTAGACAGCGGTTTAATCAGAAAAAAGATTGAACCCCAAGACCTACAAGCTGCTCTCCTACACCCTACCCATTCTAAAATCATATCTCAGCGAGCACGTCAAGGTTCCCTATCTGCACCAGTTTCATTTTGTAATTCCTTGCAAGGATCGCCTGTGCCAATATCAAGATATCAAAGTGCACCCTCAGCTCTTGGCATTACAGCTCTGTTGCAGGATCATGCTACATATAATAGGGAAGACCAAATCCGACAGCCTGAAACTGTATCTCCCCCATCGCATGCCACATCAGCTCCTGATTTAACTCTACGGTCTCTACCTAAATCTGTCCAACCTGGTAAGTTGTCTTTTCCCGCACCACCACCTTCTTCGTTGCAATTTTCTGGGCTTGCAACTGTAGAAAAGGTTTCTGTTGCTACTCCACCTTCTCCTCTGCCACTAGAACTTCTACAACAAACTTCAAATTCCCCAGAGTCTTTGCTTAACGAGCACACTAAAACTACATTACAGGGTAAAGGTCAGTTAGCATCTGTTCCTCTTCcccctccacctccacctccacctcgtagTCAGTCAGTGACATCTTCATCCTCTGACAGCAAGGGCTCAGTTTCAATTCCCCCTCCCCCTGCACCTCCTCATTTTTCAGGGGCATCTCCATCTTCCCCTGTCAAGAACTCAATTTCagctccccctccccctcctccacCCCCATCTTTTTCAGGGtcatctccatctctctctggCAAGAATTTAATTTCATCGCCCCCTCCTCCTACTCTCCCTTCATCCTTGGATGAATCTCCATCATCCTCTCTCAAGAACTCAAGTTCAGCTCCCCTTGCTCCTCCCCCTCCTTCATCCTTTCTAGGAACATCATCCTCTGTCAAGAAATCAGTCTCACCCCCCACTCCCCCGCCACCTCCCCCTTCCTTCCAGGGAATGTCATCCTCTGTCAAGAGCTCAGTTTCAACCCCACCTCCCCCTCCTCCACCTCCATTTTCAGGAAGACCACCATCATCCACAGTCAATAGACCCTCCACTGAagctccccctccccctccacTCCCTGGTTCTGCTTCCTCAGCAGTCACGTCTGGCCCCACTCCACCTCCTCCACCTCCTTTACGTTCAGGCCCTGCCTCTACTTCAACTGTAACACCTTCTGCTCCACCACCGCCCCCTCCTCCAGCTTTGGCACCAAAGGAATCCTTATCCCAGAATGCTGTACCTGTGCCACCTGTACCACCTCCTCCTCACTCCAATGGGGTATCAAAATCTAGTGGTTCCCCCACATCCAACTCCAGGGATAGTAATGGTAATATTCCTTCAATTCCTGGACCACCGTCTGGTGTTCCATTTAGTCTGAAGGGACGGGGCCTCACGCGTCCAAGTTCCAGAAATCAGCCTCAACCTAAAAAGGCCAATCTAAAGCCTTATCATTGGCTAAAATTAACAAGAGCGATGCACGGAAGCTTATGGGCTGAAGCACAAAAAGCTGATGAAGCAACCAA GCCTCCAGAGTTTGACATGAAAGAACTCGAGAGTCTTTTTTCTGCGGCTGCTCCAAATTCAGAGAATGGGAATGCAGGAGGAAAATCTGGTGGTCGTGCCAAAGGACCTAAATCTGAAAAAGTTCAGCTG ATTGAGCTAAGGCGGGCATATAATTGCGAAATAATGCTTACTAAAGTTAAAATCCCTTTGCCTGATTTGATG AGTTCAGTGCTTGCCTTGGACGATTCTGCATTAGATATTGATCAGGTTGAGAACCTCATAAAATTTTGTCCAACAAAAGAAGAGATGGAATTACTCAAG GGTTACAATGGAGACAAGGAAAACTTGGGAAAATGTGAACAG TTTTTCCTTGAACTAATGAAAGTTCCACGGGTAGAGCCCAAGCTTAGAGTTTTCTCATTTAAAATACAATTCCATACCCAG GTTTTCGATCTCAGAAGGAATTTGAACACCGTCAATTCAGTGGCTGATGAG ATCAGAAGTTCGGAAAAGCTGAAAAGGATCATGCAAACCATTCTTTCTTTGGGTAATGCCTTGAATCATGGGACTGCAAGAG GTTCTGCTATTGGATTTCGATTGGATAGTCTCCTTAAGCTCACTGATACACGAGCCCGTAATAACAAGATGACTCTCATGCATTACCTCTGTAAG GTGCTTGCGGAGAAGCTGCCAGAACTTCTTGATTTTCCGAAAGACCTAGTTAGTTTGGAGGCTTCAACAAAG GTACAATTGAAATATTTGGCAGAGGAAATGCAAGCCATTAGTAAAGGGCTAGAGAAGGTTGTGCAAGAGTTGACTGCCTCCGAAAATGATGGTCCTGTGTCAGAAACGTTTTGCAAG ACGCTAAAGGAGTTCCTTGGTCATGCTGAAGCCGAAGTGAGGTCGTTGGCGTCACTTTATTCTACTGTG GGGAGAAATGCAGATGCATTAGCTCTTTATTTTGGGGAAGATCCTGCTCGTTGCCCGTTTGAGCAAG TTGTATCTACTCTATTCAACTTTGTGAAGTTGTTTGTCCGAGCGCATGAGGAAAACTGTAAGCAGCTTgaatttgaaaagaagaaagcaCTCAAGGAGGCGGAAAATGAGAAGATGAAAGCGGGAAATCTTTCCAAAAAAGAGTCCGAGCTCTTGATACAGAACCAGTACGAGTGCCAGCATTAA